The following coding sequences are from one Triticum dicoccoides isolate Atlit2015 ecotype Zavitan chromosome 4A, WEW_v2.0, whole genome shotgun sequence window:
- the LOC119287559 gene encoding translocase of chloroplast 159, chloroplastic-like has translation MAFLIRAPLTSFDDSGDDDEGYASSLSSGAASPSRSPSTSPPVAQPRPSPVLGAPRVAAQLSSSTDDDADLFDDAAGSSGDEVLEEVSNGFFRIARVPPPPPSPSSDEATAPSPPASAAGGGSSASSGESEYFGAAEGAEEEEAAADVFVDAGAGSGLEEDGGVFAASAGAVAEGSLDGSFVSSMSVLDDGAAFSDLVNLSDISLVNGGKQGAEDSGAQAVNIVELEPSIGDAGGTRIVDASEGDAGGSRQEQVVVELPPAVNSSQEEEDAGLDLLNDDSDAKDTTPKHEVAELPHVVSSTEAEGIGPEVHNADSDAKDTTPKHEVVTHSEDASPEHVATRDATVEPAEVHTNVDSSQFTVEGGHHKVDGETDGDYELSDEPASAPIVGTNNALESPGKEMEDSVPASKGTHFGLDDSDEDQLDGDYEVEELSGKETELFDYAALAELLRAANRSPAQGKAKVFPVETSDSIRPSHTVVGVPRTSVASTHAVDAIADPESTMTDEEKKLYIKVDMARIKYLRLVYRLGYDTEHQVPVQVLYRLSLVEGFRRIRMANHSSELENAWSRALQLEAEGIDDLEFSCNVLVLGKTGVGKSATINSIFGEDKSKTNAFLPATCSVKEITGVVGGVKFRVIDTPGLGTTVRDEKSNRKMLKSVKKYIKKCPPDIVLYVDRIDTQRQGADDLSLLQCITSVLGLPIWSKAIITLTHSAADPPPEGPSGSPINFEMIVTHRTHALQQSIRQTTNDARIENPVALVENHHLCRRNMEGEKVLPNGLIWKRLLLLLCYSLKMVAEIDTLSTRRAAPPSLFDLRRQMPPLPYFLSSLLQSREHPRRANEQKVSVDSDVDPDELLDDDQEDEEYDQLPPFKPLSKSQVAKLSKEQQKLYFDEYDYRTKLLQKKQLKEQRRRLKEMKKSEGNDHDVLVGNDHPDDEYDNERSLMPDWALPSSFDSDDPVFRYRCLEPATNLLARAVTNPEGWDHDCGFDGVSLQYSHEVAKTFPASMWVQVNKDKREFTIHSESSISAKHSEYASTLAGFDIQTMMDQLAYTLRGETKFRNAKNNATTGGLSMTLAGNTMITGAKLEDKLSVGNWLTLVANAGAVSVKGDTAHGLNVVLNLLQKDYPIMGLGLATLGASLVRWHKEWTTAANLDTQFSVGRTSNMAVHVDVNNKLTGRVSIKANSSEHLTIALLGVYSMAMYMWNRMHPRADPNNE, from the coding sequence ATGGCGTTCCTCATCCGCGCGCCGCTCACCTCCTTCGACGactccggcgacgacgacgaggggtACGCATCCTCGCTCTCCTCCGGCGCCGCGTCACCGTCCCGCTCGCCATCGACCTCGCCCCCCGTGGCCCAGCCTCGCCCGAGCCCCGTCCTCGGCGCGCCGCGGGTGGCCGCGCAGCTCTCCTCCTCCACGGACGACGACGCCGACCTGTTCGACGACGCCGCCGGCTCGTCCGGGGACGAGGTGCTCGAGGAGGTCTCCAACGGCTTCTTCCGCATCGCCCGGGtgcccccgccgccgccctccccctcctccgACGAGGCCACGGCCCCCTCGCCCCCCGCTTCCGCGGCCGGGGGCGGCTCTTCCGCGTCCTCCGGGGAGAGCGAGTACTTCGGCGCGGCGGAgggggccgaggaggaggaggccgccgccgACGTGTTCGTCGACGCCGGAGCGGGGAGCGGGCTGGAGGAGGATGGCGGCGTCTTTGCGGCCTCCGCGGGCGCGGTCGCCGAGGGCTCGCTGGATGGGAGCTTCGTCAGCTCCATGAGCGTGCTGGACGACGGCGCTGCGTTCAGTGATTTGGTAAATCTCTCTGATATCTCCTTGGTGAATGGTGGTAAACAGGGAGCTGAGGATTCTGGTGCTCAGGCTGTCAACATTGTGGAGCTTGAGCCTTCCATTGGTGACGCTGGTGGCACCCGCATTGTGGATGCTTCAGAGGGGGATGCTGGGGGGTCTCGGCAGGAGCAAGTTGTCGTGGAATTGCCTCCTGCGGTGAATTCttctcaagaagaagaagatgctggtCTTGACCTTCTCAATGATGACTCTGATGCAAAAGATACCACACCCAAGCATGAGGTTGCTGAATTGCCTCATGTGGTCAGTTCTACAGAAGCAGAAGGTATTGGCCCTGAAGTTCACAATGCTGATTCTGATGCGAAAGATACCACGCCCAAGCATGAGGTTGTCACACATTCTGAAGATGCCAGCCCTGAACATGTTGCCACAAGAGATGCCACCGTTGAGCCTGCGGAAGTTCATACCAATGTTGATAGCTCACAGTTTACTGTTGAAGGTGGCCATCACAAGGTGGATGGTGAAACTGATGGCGATTATGAACTTTCTGATGAACCTGCGTCTGCACCAATCGTTGGGACAAACAATGCTTTGGAATCTCCTGGAAAAGAAATGGAGGACAGTGTGCCTGCCTCCAAGGGCACACACTTTGGTCTGGATGATTCAGATGAGGATCAGCTGGATGGTGATTATGAAGTTGAGGAGTTGAGTGGAAAGGAGACTGAGCTTTTTGATTATGCAGCTTTAGCTGAGCTTCTCAGGGCGGCAAACAGATCACCTGCACAGGGCAAGGCCAAGGTGTTTCCAGTTGAAACCTCTGATTCCATCCGACCGTCCCATACCGTGGTCGGTGTCCCTAGGACAAGTGTGGCTTCTACTCATGCGGTGGATGCAATTGCTGACCCGGAGAGCACGATGACTGATGAGGAGAAGAAGTTGTACATAAAGGTGGACATGGCACGAATCAAGTATTTGCGTCTTGTGTATAGATTAGGGTATGACACCGAACATCAGGTACCTGTACAGGTGTTATATCGGCTCAGTCTCGTCGAAGGCTTCAGGCGCATAAGGATGGCAAACCATTCCTCCGAGCTTGAGAATGCCTGGAGCAGGGCTTTGCAGCTTGAGGCAGAGGGAATAGATGACTTGGAATTCTCCTGCAATGTATTGGTCCTTGGGAAGACAGGGGTGGGAAAGAGTGCAACAATAAACTCCATCTTTGGCGAGGATAAATCCAAAACAAATGCTTTTCTCCCAGCAACATGTTCCGTGAAGGAGATTACTGGAGTTGTTGGTGGTGTTAAATTTCGTGTCATTGACACTCCAGGACTTGGGACTACAGTTAGGGATGAAAAATCAAACAGGAAAATGCTCAAGTCTGTTAAGAAGTATATCAAGAAATGCCCCCCTGACATTGTTTTGTATGTTGATCGGATCGATACCCAACGGCAGGGTGCTGACGACCTGTCCCTATTGCAATGTATTACCAGTGTCCTAGGCCTGCCAATATGGTCCAAGGCCATTATCACTCTTACTCACTCAGCAGCAGATCCTCCTCCTGAAGGACCTAGTGGCTCCCCAATTAACTTTGAGATGATTGTGACCCATCGGACTCATGCGCTTCAGCAAAGCATCAGACAGACCACTAATGATGCTCGGATTGAGAATCCAGTCGCTCTTGTGGAAAATCATCACCTTTGTCGGAGGAACATGGAGGGTGAAAAGGTGCTTCCTAATGGCCTTATCTGGAAGCGTCTGCTCCTCCTCCTGTGCTACTCACTGAAGATGGTTGCTGAGATTGATACTCTTTCAACCCGCCGTGCTGCTCCTCCAAGCCTCTTTGATCTCCGTCGCCAGATGCCTCCACTTCCTTACTTCTTATCATCTTTGTTGCAATCTAGAGAGCACCCCAGGCGTGCAAATGAACAGAAGGTTAGTGTGGACTCAGATGTTGATCCTGATGAATTGTTGGATGACGATCAAGAGGATGAAGAGTATGACCAACTTCCTCCCTTTAAGCCATTAAGTAAATCACAGGTTGCAAAACTCTCCAAAGAGCAGCAGAAACTGTATTTCGATGAGTATGACTACCGAACCAAGCTTCTTCAGAAGAAGCAGTTGAAGGAACAGCGCAGAAGATTAAAGGAAATGAAGAAGAGTGAGGGCAATGATCATGATGTACTTGTGGGCAATGATCATCCTGATGACGAGTATGACAACGAGAGATCTCTTATGCCAGACTGGGCCTTGCCATCTTCATTTGATTCTGATGACCCGGTATTTCGCTATCGGTGTCTTGAGCCTGCAACGAACCTTCTGGCACGTGCTGTTACCAACCCTGAAGGATGGGATCATGACTGTGGGTTTGACGGTGTGAGCCTCCAATACAGCCATGAAGTTGCCAAAACATTTCCAGCTTCTATGTGGGTTCAAGTTAACAAGGACAAGAGGGAATTCACCATTCATTCGGAGTCCTCGATATCAGCTAAGCATAGCGAGTATGCTTCAACCCTTGCAGGCTTCGACATACAAACCATGATGGACCAGCTTGCTTACACACTCAGGGGGGAAACCAAGTTCAGGAACGCCAAGAACAATGCCACTACTGGAGGTCTGTCCATGACTTTAGCAGGAAACACCATGATAACTGGAGCAAAGCTTGAAGACAAACTTTCAGTTGGTAATTGGTTAACACTGGTAGCAAACGCTGGTGCTGTGTCTGTGAAAGGTGATACTGCGCATGGACTGAACGTGGTGCTGAACCTGCTTCAAAAAGACTATCCCATTATGGGCCTAGGCCTTGCAACTTTGGGTGCATCACTGGTAAGGTGGCATAAAGAATGGACTACGGCTGCAAACTTGGATACCCAGTTCTCCGTGGGAAGGACTTCAAACATGGCAGTTCATGTTGATGTGAACAACAAGCTAACTGGACGAGTGAGCATCAAGGCCAACAGTTCAGAGCATCTGACGATTGCTCTATTAGGTGTCTATTCGATGGCAATGTATATGTGGAACAGGATGCATCCTCGTGCAGATCCGAATAATGAGTAG